The Pseudomonadota bacterium genome has a window encoding:
- a CDS encoding DUF1329 domain-containing protein, whose protein sequence is MNRYNYLKYFGLSFCLLFILLLCVNTLQAIVLPKIIDKTNCSRYEDILIPALFRAVKKGDFVITPGKVNFNYKFQDSFISASNKNAGKFDVNQEGDLIDKKTKFWPKNNVYGCPFPDIDQKDPMAGVKIMWNFYFQRFRFMALIESGQLIWITREGEERYVLATTYLLYTMGRPPGQEINNPDNALMYEFQRMLEPMSMKGTNTLAYTYIGSKPDTSYAYVPAIRRIRQTGSTTRSDPFMGSDSWLDNTYLWNGRNDSMIWNCVGEKTILVGFTSPKMIPVEDMPDGSITTKYPSNKRLTLNYETPGWTGVSWAPAPNTITYAPRKVWVIEQRPKDPYYSWGLHTLYVDQDTYTIWYKEVYERSGNFRTWCASFAHYSESPGGKNNTGQWDALLFIDEKTHHATAVCSYPRSDLRLYMPTTKMDVVFFSVSNFLKLSK, encoded by the coding sequence ATGAATAGATATAATTATTTAAAGTATTTTGGATTGTCATTTTGTTTATTATTTATTCTTCTTTTGTGTGTTAATACCTTACAGGCTATTGTTTTACCCAAAATAATCGACAAAACCAACTGTAGCCGATATGAAGATATTTTGATTCCTGCTTTATTTCGAGCGGTTAAAAAGGGAGACTTTGTTATTACACCTGGAAAGGTGAACTTTAATTACAAGTTTCAAGATAGCTTTATTTCCGCGAGTAATAAAAATGCCGGTAAATTTGATGTAAATCAAGAAGGAGATTTAATAGATAAAAAGACAAAATTTTGGCCTAAGAACAATGTTTACGGCTGTCCATTTCCTGATATTGATCAAAAAGATCCCATGGCTGGAGTTAAGATTATGTGGAATTTTTATTTTCAAAGATTCCGTTTCATGGCTCTAATTGAGAGTGGTCAACTTATATGGATAACCAGGGAGGGTGAAGAACGTTATGTGCTTGCTACTACGTACTTATTATATACAATGGGCCGTCCGCCCGGTCAGGAAATAAATAATCCTGATAATGCTCTAATGTATGAGTTTCAAAGAATGTTGGAACCGATGAGTATGAAAGGAACTAATACATTGGCTTACACCTATATAGGATCAAAGCCAGACACAAGTTATGCCTATGTTCCTGCTATTCGCAGGATTCGCCAAACCGGCTCAACTACGAGGTCAGACCCTTTTATGGGCTCTGATTCATGGCTTGATAATACTTATTTGTGGAACGGAAGAAATGATTCGATGATATGGAATTGCGTCGGTGAAAAGACAATTCTCGTTGGTTTTACCAGTCCGAAAATGATTCCGGTAGAAGATATGCCTGATGGAAGTATTACAACAAAATATCCCTCAAACAAGCGCCTTACATTAAACTATGAAACCCCAGGATGGACAGGCGTGTCGTGGGCACCGGCTCCGAATACTATTACTTATGCTCCAAGAAAGGTCTGGGTTATAGAACAACGGCCTAAAGATCCATATTATAGTTGGGGGTTACATACACTTTATGTGGATCAAGATACCTATACCATATGGTACAAGGAAGTATATGAAAGATCTGGCAATTTTCGGACATGGTGCGCCTCTTTCGCTCACTACAGTGAATCTCCAGGAGGTAAAAATAATACAGGCCAATGGGATGCTCTTCTTTTTATTGACGAGAAAACTCATCATGCCACAGCTGTATGCAGTTATCCAAGGTCTGACCTGCGTCTATATATGCCTACTACCAAAATGGATGTTGTTTTTTTCTCAGTAAGTAACTTTTTAAAATTATCTAAATAA
- a CDS encoding methylenetetrahydrofolate reductase C-terminal domain-containing protein: MIRSITQQKPMEEIESLLYGINRVFIIGCGTCVTLTQTGGIFQVEAMKKSLSEKGKVVTGTTVVPVACDNLTADILREFEAQLKQADGLLIMTCAFGVQTIACQIKKLAVPALNTLFIGKETGAGEYNEVCTQCGTCVIGETGGICPVTACHKGLVNGPCGGTNNGKCEIDSNKDCAWTLIYNRLKELERLDVMRVYKKPRNHLGEPSPGKYQIPV, encoded by the coding sequence ATGATCCGATCTATTACCCAACAAAAGCCAATGGAAGAAATTGAAAGCCTTCTTTACGGGATAAACAGAGTATTTATAATCGGCTGCGGAACTTGCGTTACCCTTACTCAAACCGGCGGTATATTTCAGGTGGAAGCTATGAAGAAATCCTTGTCGGAGAAAGGCAAGGTAGTAACAGGTACCACGGTTGTTCCGGTGGCTTGTGATAATCTGACTGCAGATATTTTAAGAGAATTTGAGGCTCAGTTGAAACAGGCTGACGGGCTGCTTATCATGACATGTGCGTTCGGTGTTCAAACCATAGCATGTCAGATTAAAAAGTTAGCCGTTCCGGCGCTAAATACTCTTTTTATCGGCAAGGAAACAGGCGCCGGCGAATATAATGAAGTCTGCACACAATGCGGCACATGCGTCATAGGAGAAACCGGCGGAATATGTCCTGTAACTGCCTGTCACAAAGGTTTGGTAAACGGTCCCTGCGGTGGTACAAATAACGGGAAATGTGAAATAGATTCCAACAAAGACTGTGCATGGACTTTAATTTATAATCGATTAAAAGAACTTGAACGCCTTGATGTTATGCGGGTTTACAAAAAACCTCGAAATCATCTTGGTGAACCCAGTCCTGGAAAATATCAAATTCCGGTTTGA
- a CDS encoding methylenetetrahydrofolate reductase: MPSAFKKALDSGRFVVTCEVAPAKGTNLDKMTHHIELLKDKVDAMNVTDHQSSVMRYPSLGGALLVKELGGEPILQMTCRDRNRLALQADLLFASSRGINNVLCLTGDSVMLGDHKEAKGVFDLDSSQLVSAIRNLETGKDMAGNELDGGVSFCAGAIVTPEAKPLEPQLIKFEKKIEAGAEFIQTQAVYDLDNFKNFMDYAKQFPVKILAGIILLTSAPMARFMNKNVAGVFVPSNLIDEMASAPKGGALAKGIEIAGRMIRKIKEEKICDGVHIMAIGKEEKVVDIMVEAGLL; this comes from the coding sequence ATGCCGTCAGCATTTAAAAAAGCCCTGGATTCCGGTAGATTTGTTGTGACTTGTGAAGTCGCTCCGGCCAAAGGTACGAACCTTGATAAAATGACCCACCATATTGAATTGCTGAAAGATAAGGTGGATGCCATGAATGTAACCGATCATCAGAGTTCTGTTATGCGATATCCTTCTTTAGGCGGTGCTCTTTTAGTAAAAGAACTTGGTGGCGAGCCAATTCTTCAGATGACCTGCCGGGACCGCAACCGGCTGGCACTGCAAGCTGATCTTTTGTTTGCGTCCAGTCGTGGCATTAACAATGTTTTATGCCTTACAGGCGATTCGGTTATGCTGGGAGATCACAAGGAAGCAAAAGGCGTTTTTGATCTTGATTCAAGCCAGCTCGTTTCTGCCATAAGAAACCTTGAAACGGGAAAAGACATGGCGGGAAATGAACTCGACGGAGGAGTAAGTTTTTGCGCAGGTGCTATTGTAACGCCTGAGGCCAAACCTTTAGAGCCGCAGTTGATAAAGTTTGAGAAAAAGATCGAAGCAGGTGCTGAATTTATACAGACGCAAGCAGTATATGATCTTGATAATTTCAAAAATTTTATGGATTACGCAAAGCAGTTTCCGGTTAAAATACTTGCCGGTATTATACTTTTAACTTCCGCTCCTATGGCCCGTTTTATGAATAAAAACGTTGCGGGCGTTTTTGTCCCTTCCAATCTGATAGATGAAATGGCTTCAGCTCCAAAAGGCGGAGCATTAGCCAAGGGAATTGAGATTGCAGGGCGTATGATAAGAAAGATAAAGGAAGAAAAAATATGTGATGGTGTTCATATAATGGCAATAGGTAAAGAAGAAAAGGTTGTAGATATAATGGTCGAAGCCGGGCTGCTTTGA
- a CDS encoding SDR family oxidoreductase, producing the protein MKSLEGKIALVTGGAGGIGKAAALLLAREGAKVVVNTGSNIKGGEEVVRLIKEKGGEAIFVQGDVSKTKDVENLIDKAVKTYGRLDYAVNNAGVIPDFIPTAETSEESWDRTINVDLKGVWLCMKYEILQMLKQGGGSIVNVSSAVGLVGSFGVCPYVASKHGVVGLTKAAALEYAKAGIRVNAVCPGSTETPGFDKTLELYPQVRDITLAICPMGRMGEPEEIAEAIVWLCSDKASYVTGHAMVVDGGMIAQ; encoded by the coding sequence ATGAAATCACTGGAAGGTAAAATCGCTCTTGTAACAGGTGGAGCCGGAGGTATCGGGAAAGCGGCAGCTTTGCTTTTAGCCCGTGAAGGAGCCAAAGTTGTTGTAAATACCGGTTCCAATATTAAAGGTGGCGAAGAAGTAGTCCGTCTCATAAAGGAAAAAGGCGGCGAAGCTATATTCGTGCAGGGAGATGTTTCCAAAACAAAGGATGTTGAAAATCTGATTGACAAAGCCGTAAAAACCTATGGCCGTCTGGATTATGCTGTTAATAACGCCGGGGTTATACCGGATTTCATCCCAACAGCCGAAACTTCGGAAGAAAGCTGGGACCGTACAATTAATGTAGATTTGAAAGGCGTCTGGCTTTGCATGAAATATGAGATTCTTCAGATGTTAAAACAGGGCGGCGGTTCTATTGTTAATGTTTCCTCAGCCGTTGGTCTGGTTGGATCTTTTGGAGTTTGCCCATATGTCGCCAGCAAACACGGAGTAGTCGGCCTGACAAAAGCAGCGGCTCTTGAATATGCAAAAGCCGGAATCCGTGTAAACGCAGTATGTCCCGGTTCCACGGAAACGCCCGGCTTTGATAAAACACTGGAACTTTATCCACAGGTAAGAGATATAACATTAGCCATTTGTCCTATGGGACGGATGGGGGAACCGGAAGAAATAGCCGAGGCAATTGTTTGGTTATGCTCGGACAAAGCTTCTTATGTCACCGGTCATGCCATGGTTGTAGATGGTGGAATGATAGCACAATAA
- the nuoE gene encoding NADH-quinone oxidoreductase subunit NuoE, giving the protein MEPEPINWSSIADIIKKHQDEKWGLIPLLQEIQETVGYIPPEAVEPIAQALKLSPSHVQGVITFYSGLATEPKGKCVLKVCRGTACHVKGGKSVLNMIKKELNLEEGKTSQDYKFTLETVACLGACFLAPTLMANRDYYGKLSPKKITSILDQYGKLKGDD; this is encoded by the coding sequence ATGGAACCTGAACCGATTAACTGGAGTAGTATTGCAGATATTATTAAAAAGCATCAGGATGAAAAATGGGGTCTTATTCCTTTGCTTCAGGAAATACAGGAAACTGTAGGATATATTCCTCCTGAGGCTGTTGAACCGATAGCCCAGGCACTTAAGTTGTCTCCGTCTCATGTCCAGGGCGTTATAACATTTTATTCCGGATTAGCAACGGAACCTAAGGGAAAATGTGTGCTCAAAGTTTGTCGTGGTACGGCCTGCCACGTAAAGGGTGGTAAAAGTGTTCTTAACATGATTAAAAAAGAGCTTAACCTTGAAGAAGGCAAAACAAGCCAGGATTATAAGTTTACATTAGAAACAGTAGCTTGTCTCGGAGCATGTTTTTTGGCACCAACACTGATGGCAAACCGGGATTATTATGGCAAGCTATCTCCTAAAAAAATTACAAGTATACTGGATCAGTACGGAAAACTTAAGGGAGACGATTAA
- a CDS encoding FAD-dependent oxidoreductase has protein sequence MEVQFKYLFTPFKIGSITVKNRIFSSSHLTQLADQNHLIDDRYIEYQRNKAKGGLGMTICGMMNIMPNSREFLFIQEIYDEKVVPRLKLLADAVHEQDCKVLAQLVHCGRETDIEISRQASWAPSPVAPSVVFHDTPKAMEIEDIKTVVKAFGISAGFAKKAGLDGVELHGGSGYMIEEFMSPYSNKRTDEYGGDMDKRLRFLLEVIDSVRESAGSDFVLGLRMAGDELVPGGYNIDEMKQIAQKLEDHGGIDYLSITAPFYDAFMAIGTGMQTPLGLYAGQCAQFKETVDLPIMTAFRINDPIQAEKLLADGVMDMVGMARALIADPELPNKAKEGRIEEIRSCIACNQGCLTRIFKQKPISCLQNPETGREKELGPMEPAKTKKKVVVIGGGPGGMEAARVARLRGHEVVLFEKENELGGQVNIAVKIPARKEFGGCIRYRTKQMEILGVKVILGTEATPELIEKENPDVVIVATGSTPLIPPMHGTDQDNVVSVHDVLLEKIEIGEKVLVVDGGEGHWECCSVVEYLVDMGKKVEIITPLMFVGQELVTTTDLTAFYMRMRPRGVVFSPNTVIKEIAGNTVVVLDIFAFSERTMEDVDTVVLSMGNQANNQIYYDLKGKVKELYAIGDCLTPRKAIDAIYDGYNIGRIL, from the coding sequence ATGGAAGTGCAATTCAAATACTTATTTACTCCTTTTAAAATCGGATCAATAACTGTAAAAAACCGGATTTTCAGCAGTTCACATCTAACACAGCTTGCGGATCAGAATCATCTGATAGATGACAGATATATTGAATATCAAAGAAACAAGGCCAAAGGCGGTCTGGGAATGACCATTTGCGGTATGATGAATATTATGCCCAATTCAAGAGAATTTTTATTCATACAGGAAATATATGATGAAAAAGTTGTTCCCAGATTAAAACTGCTTGCTGATGCGGTGCATGAACAAGATTGTAAAGTTCTTGCCCAGCTTGTACATTGCGGCAGAGAAACTGATATAGAGATTTCCAGGCAAGCATCCTGGGCGCCTTCTCCTGTGGCTCCTTCAGTAGTATTTCATGATACGCCTAAAGCAATGGAAATCGAAGATATCAAAACAGTAGTGAAGGCATTTGGTATATCGGCAGGATTTGCGAAAAAAGCCGGCCTGGATGGTGTTGAACTCCACGGTGGTTCAGGTTATATGATTGAGGAATTCATGTCGCCATATAGCAATAAAAGAACTGATGAATATGGCGGCGACATGGATAAGAGATTAAGATTCCTTCTTGAAGTAATTGACTCCGTCCGTGAATCAGCAGGAAGCGACTTTGTACTGGGTTTAAGAATGGCAGGTGATGAACTGGTGCCCGGAGGATATAACATAGATGAAATGAAGCAGATCGCCCAAAAGCTGGAAGATCATGGAGGAATTGATTATCTTTCCATAACAGCTCCCTTTTATGATGCTTTTATGGCTATCGGAACCGGCATGCAAACACCTTTAGGGCTTTATGCCGGTCAATGCGCCCAATTCAAGGAAACAGTTGATCTTCCCATAATGACTGCATTCAGAATTAATGACCCTATCCAGGCTGAAAAACTTTTAGCAGATGGGGTTATGGATATGGTTGGTATGGCGCGTGCTCTTATCGCAGATCCTGAGTTGCCGAACAAGGCAAAAGAAGGAAGAATAGAAGAAATCAGGTCATGCATTGCCTGTAACCAGGGTTGTCTTACACGAATTTTCAAACAAAAACCGATCTCCTGCCTCCAAAACCCTGAAACAGGCCGTGAAAAAGAGCTCGGTCCTATGGAACCGGCCAAGACAAAAAAGAAGGTTGTAGTTATTGGTGGGGGCCCTGGAGGTATGGAAGCAGCCAGAGTAGCCAGATTAAGAGGCCATGAAGTGGTGCTCTTTGAAAAAGAAAATGAACTGGGGGGGCAAGTCAATATCGCAGTCAAAATACCTGCAAGAAAAGAATTCGGAGGTTGTATCAGATACCGTACAAAACAGATGGAGATATTGGGAGTTAAAGTAATTCTTGGAACTGAAGCAACACCTGAATTGATTGAAAAAGAAAATCCTGATGTAGTTATAGTAGCCACTGGTTCCACACCTCTTATTCCTCCTATGCATGGAACTGACCAGGATAATGTGGTTAGTGTACATGATGTGCTGCTGGAAAAAATTGAAATCGGCGAAAAGGTTCTCGTTGTTGATGGCGGTGAAGGTCATTGGGAGTGTTGCAGTGTGGTAGAATATCTGGTTGATATGGGTAAAAAAGTAGAAATTATCACTCCATTGATGTTTGTAGGTCAGGAACTTGTAACAACAACCGATCTTACCGCTTTTTATATGAGGATGCGGCCAAGAGGTGTGGTATTTAGTCCCAACACAGTTATAAAAGAAATCGCAGGAAATACGGTAGTAGTACTGGATATCTTCGCCTTTTCGGAAAGAACAATGGAAGATGTTGATACCGTGGTTCTATCTATGGGAAATCAGGCAAACAATCAAATTTACTATGATTTAAAAGGCAAAGTAAAAGAATTGTATGCTATTGGTGATTGTTTAACTCCCCGCAAAGCTATTGATGCAATTTATGATGGGTACAATATCGGCAGAATTTTGTAA
- a CDS encoding SDR family oxidoreductase: MRLESKVVIVTGGSAGIGKALAAGYAKEGAKVVITGSNQGRLDKAFEELKSSGGEFLPILSDISVMEDNKRMVEEIISRYGKIDVLVNNAAKQTPSLPFWLREEDMFDQVVKVNLKGLYFCTQAVVKTMIEKKYGKIINIASSQGRIGIPMNSDYASTKGAVISLTRTLAVELGPLGINVNGICPGLTPTEGMKSTGLSQELTDAVINMTPLRRTGVPEDYIGIAIFLASDESSFMTGQTVSVDGGISMP, translated from the coding sequence ATGAGATTAGAAAGTAAGGTAGTAATAGTAACGGGAGGAAGCGCTGGTATCGGTAAAGCATTGGCTGCCGGATATGCCAAAGAAGGAGCTAAAGTAGTAATAACCGGCTCTAATCAAGGTCGTCTGGATAAGGCCTTTGAAGAGCTTAAATCTTCCGGTGGCGAGTTTTTGCCGATCCTTTCGGATATTTCCGTTATGGAAGATAATAAACGTATGGTGGAAGAAATAATATCACGCTATGGCAAGATTGATGTTCTTGTAAACAATGCTGCAAAACAGACACCTTCGCTGCCGTTTTGGCTAAGAGAAGAAGATATGTTTGATCAGGTTGTCAAGGTTAACCTGAAGGGATTATACTTTTGCACCCAGGCTGTAGTTAAAACCATGATTGAAAAAAAATACGGCAAAATAATAAATATAGCTTCGAGTCAGGGCCGTATAGGCATTCCAATGAACTCCGATTATGCCTCCACAAAAGGTGCTGTAATAAGTCTGACAAGAACACTGGCTGTAGAATTGGGCCCCTTAGGTATTAACGTCAACGGCATTTGCCCCGGCCTTACTCCTACCGAAGGTATGAAATCCACCGGGCTTTCCCAAGAGCTTACAGATGCAGTAATCAATATGACACCTCTGCGAAGGACTGGGGTGCCAGAAGATTATATCGGAATAGCGATCTTCTTAGCTTCTGATGAAAGTTCTTTTATGACCGGACAAACCGTTTCCGTTGACGGTGGAATCAGTATGCCGTAA
- a CDS encoding SDR family oxidoreductase, with amino-acid sequence MESIAQLMNLEGKVAIVTGGALGIGESISMRLAEVGASVLIADINIEAANKTAVKIAETGGKAKAVKTDVSNANDTEQLIKSAVSTFGGIDILVNNAGIYPPSPAVNMSEDQWDKVLSINLKGTFLCAQAAAKEMINAGRGGKIINLASAGAIVPTGMMSHYDSSKGGVISFTKSLAKELGQFQITVNAVAPGGVPTESSAAVAAEMIKILNLPKDAVPPPRSVLGRWGSADDIAKVVCFLSSGMADYMTGSIVSVDGGFLLM; translated from the coding sequence ATGGAAAGTATTGCACAATTAATGAATTTAGAAGGTAAAGTAGCAATTGTAACAGGCGGTGCATTAGGAATCGGAGAATCAATATCTATGCGCCTTGCCGAGGTTGGAGCATCCGTGTTGATTGCTGATATCAATATCGAAGCCGCAAATAAAACCGCAGTAAAGATTGCTGAAACAGGTGGCAAAGCCAAAGCTGTTAAAACCGATGTCAGCAATGCTAATGACACTGAACAACTCATAAAATCTGCTGTATCTACATTTGGCGGGATAGATATTCTTGTAAATAATGCAGGCATCTATCCGCCATCTCCGGCCGTCAATATGTCAGAAGATCAATGGGACAAAGTACTATCTATTAATCTAAAAGGTACTTTTCTTTGCGCACAAGCCGCAGCTAAGGAAATGATTAACGCAGGCCGTGGCGGTAAAATCATCAACCTTGCTTCAGCCGGAGCAATAGTACCAACCGGAATGATGTCACATTATGATTCATCCAAAGGAGGCGTTATCTCGTTCACCAAGTCTTTGGCCAAGGAACTCGGGCAGTTTCAGATCACGGTTAATGCAGTTGCACCAGGTGGTGTTCCTACAGAAAGCAGTGCGGCTGTTGCAGCAGAAATGATAAAGATATTGAATCTTCCTAAAGACGCTGTACCACCACCACGTTCTGTATTGGGTCGCTGGGGAAGTGCCGATGATATAGCAAAGGTTGTATGCTTTTTGTCAAGCGGTATGGCTGATTATATGACCGGAAGTATTGTATCCGTTGACGGTGGTTTCCTTTTGATGTGA
- a CDS encoding FAD-dependent oxidoreductase has product MDKSKSGFQSIKQLESFRNKILADTAKKKTEIHVCMTGCRAYGAADVFKSLQEEVLKQGLFSDVEVRATGCHGFCAKAPLIAIEPLGIVYQEVDPEDATQIVSETIKNKKLIERLAYHDPKTLKPVFYRKEIPFYKKQEKRVLGKCGRIDPTKIEHYIAAGGYQALAKALLKMTEEEVIEEVLASKLRGRGGAGFPTGVKWQLARRALGKPKYIICNADEGDPGAFMDRAILEGDPHTVIEGMIIGAYAIGAEYGYIYVREEYPIAVNNLTIAIAQAQELGLLGENILGTGLNLKIGLKKGAGAFVCGEETALMASVESKRGMPSPRPPFPAQAGLDAKPTNINNVETLANIALIINNGRDWYGQFGTEKSKGTKIFSLAGKVNNTGLVEVPIGISIKDVIFDIGGGIPKGRKFKAVQMGGPSGGCVPQQHINMPIDYETIQKLGAIMGSGGMVVMDENNCMVEIARFFLSFTQSESCGKCAPCRLGTTQMLEILTRITQGHGSIEDIERIKTIGATVAETSLCGLGQTCAKPALSTLKYFLKEYEDHIHEKRCAGAVCDNMVISACQHACPAGIDVPNYVAAAALGKYEQAVDIIRERNPFPAVCGRICIHPCEYKCRRGELDDPVAIRSIKRFVADWYFGNIGRRKDKFPVNHSPKIAIVGAGPAGLTCAYFLAKKGYLTTVFESQPAGGGMLGITVPEFRLPRKIIEEEIDYIISCGVDILYNAPIDANHTVNDLLDEGFAAVFIAAGAQASMRAGILGEDDNPDGLFYGLKFLTDIRLDNKPDLKGSVIVIGGGNVAIDVARSSLRLGADNVKILYRRSIEEMPAWEKDIKEAIEEGVDILPFWLPKRILHKDGKVTGMEFVGSETVYDDSGKSTLVTDENNTLALEADTVIISIGQAPDVSFLSKDSQIERSLWGSLQVSENTLSTNIAGVFAGGDFTTGPSTVIQAIASGRRAAISIDKYLQGEKSRIQIMDEKTAMHEETGLALEDESTEEKRRVEVELEDPGNRIKDFREVEKGLSEQEVHFEARRCLRCDLEKENNQL; this is encoded by the coding sequence ATGGACAAAAGCAAATCCGGATTCCAATCCATAAAACAGCTTGAATCGTTTCGAAATAAAATTCTGGCTGATACAGCTAAAAAGAAAACCGAAATCCATGTATGCATGACCGGTTGCCGGGCATACGGTGCAGCAGATGTATTTAAGTCCTTGCAGGAAGAGGTATTAAAACAAGGTCTTTTTTCCGATGTGGAAGTAAGAGCAACAGGTTGCCATGGATTTTGCGCCAAGGCTCCATTAATTGCTATTGAACCTTTAGGGATTGTATATCAGGAAGTAGATCCTGAAGACGCAACACAAATAGTAAGTGAGACTATAAAGAATAAGAAATTAATTGAGCGGTTGGCATATCATGATCCTAAAACATTAAAACCGGTTTTCTATCGCAAAGAGATTCCTTTCTACAAGAAACAGGAAAAGCGAGTTTTGGGCAAATGCGGGCGGATAGATCCGACAAAAATAGAGCATTATATTGCAGCAGGTGGATACCAGGCACTTGCCAAAGCGCTTTTAAAAATGACAGAAGAAGAAGTTATAGAAGAAGTACTTGCATCAAAATTACGGGGCAGGGGAGGGGCCGGTTTCCCAACCGGCGTAAAATGGCAACTTGCCCGCCGTGCTTTAGGCAAGCCGAAATATATTATTTGCAATGCAGATGAAGGAGATCCCGGTGCATTCATGGATCGGGCTATTCTTGAAGGTGATCCGCACACAGTGATAGAAGGCATGATTATCGGAGCTTATGCCATAGGTGCCGAATATGGGTATATATATGTAAGAGAAGAATACCCCATAGCCGTAAACAATCTTACAATTGCCATTGCACAGGCGCAAGAATTGGGCCTTCTGGGAGAAAATATTTTAGGTACCGGGTTGAATTTAAAAATAGGCTTAAAGAAAGGCGCCGGCGCATTTGTCTGTGGAGAAGAAACAGCACTTATGGCATCTGTTGAAAGCAAGCGTGGTATGCCGTCGCCGCGCCCACCATTTCCGGCGCAGGCCGGGCTTGATGCCAAGCCTACAAATATAAATAATGTCGAAACTTTAGCCAATATTGCGCTTATTATAAATAATGGTCGGGATTGGTACGGTCAATTCGGTACAGAAAAAAGCAAAGGCACCAAGATATTTTCACTTGCCGGCAAAGTGAATAATACCGGGCTTGTGGAAGTGCCGATAGGGATCAGCATAAAAGATGTAATATTTGATATCGGTGGCGGAATTCCCAAAGGCAGAAAATTCAAGGCCGTTCAGATGGGTGGCCCATCAGGCGGATGTGTGCCCCAGCAACATATTAATATGCCAATTGATTACGAAACCATTCAGAAGCTTGGGGCTATTATGGGATCAGGCGGAATGGTAGTAATGGATGAAAACAACTGCATGGTTGAAATTGCACGGTTCTTCTTAAGCTTTACACAATCTGAATCGTGTGGCAAATGTGCCCCGTGCCGGCTTGGTACAACTCAGATGTTGGAAATTCTTACAAGGATCACTCAGGGACACGGAAGCATTGAAGATATAGAAAGAATAAAAACTATCGGCGCAACGGTAGCAGAAACTTCTCTTTGCGGACTGGGCCAGACCTGCGCCAAACCGGCATTGTCAACATTAAAATATTTTCTTAAAGAATACGAAGATCATATTCATGAAAAGCGTTGTGCGGGAGCAGTATGTGATAACATGGTGATTTCCGCATGCCAGCATGCCTGTCCGGCCGGAATAGATGTGCCAAACTATGTAGCTGCTGCCGCTCTTGGTAAATACGAGCAGGCAGTCGATATTATCCGGGAAAGAAATCCCTTTCCCGCAGTTTGCGGCAGAATTTGCATACATCCCTGTGAATATAAATGCCGCAGAGGTGAACTTGATGATCCGGTTGCAATAAGATCTATCAAGAGATTTGTTGCAGACTGGTATTTTGGAAACATAGGAAGAAGAAAGGATAAGTTTCCGGTTAACCATTCTCCAAAAATAGCTATAGTTGGTGCAGGGCCGGCAGGCCTCACTTGTGCGTATTTTCTTGCAAAAAAGGGATACCTCACCACTGTATTTGAAAGTCAGCCCGCAGGCGGCGGAATGCTTGGAATTACCGTTCCGGAATTTCGTCTTCCACGTAAAATAATAGAAGAAGAAATAGATTATATTATAAGCTGTGGTGTTGATATTTTATATAACGCACCAATTGACGCAAATCATACGGTAAATGATCTTTTGGATGAAGGATTTGCTGCCGTATTTATTGCAGCAGGCGCACAGGCCAGTATGAGGGCAGGTATCCTAGGTGAAGATGATAACCCGGACGGATTGTTTTACGGTTTAAAATTTCTTACTGATATAAGACTGGACAATAAACCTGATCTTAAGGGTAGTGTAATTGTTATTGGCGGAGGCAATGTAGCAATTGATGTTGCGAGGTCATCATTAAGGCTTGGCGCAGATAATGTTAAGATTTTATACAGGCGGTCAATTGAAGAAATGCCTGCCTGGGAAAAAGATATCAAAGAAGCAATAGAAGAAGGTGTGGATATACTTCCTTTTTGGTTGCCTAAACGAATTCTCCATAAGGACGGCAAAGTAACGGGTATGGAATTTGTAGGTAGTGAAACTGTTTATGATGATAGCGGCAAATCTACTCTTGTCACTGATGAAAATAATACTCTGGCATTGGAAGCTGATACAGTCATCATATCAATCGGTCAGGCACCGGATGTTTCGTTTTTATCCAAAGACAGCCAGATAGAGCGCTCTCTCTGGGGCAGCCTGCAGGTTAGTGAAAACACACTTTCTACAAATATAGCAGGTGTTTTTGCGGGTGGTGATTTTACTACAGGCCCCAGTACCGTAATTCAGGCAATTGCTTCCGGCAGGCGGGCTGCCATATCTATTGATAAATATCTTCAGGGTGAAAAAAGCAGAATACAGATTATGGATGAAAAAACTGCCATGCATGAAGAAACAGGACTTGCACTAGAAGATGAATCAACTGAAGAAAAGCGTAGAGTGGAAGTGGAATTGGAAGATCCGGGAAACAGGATAAAAGATTTCAGGGAAGTGGAGAAAGGACTTTCTGAACAGGAAGTGCACTTTGAAGCAAGAAGGTGCCTTAGATGCGATCTGGAAAAGGAGAATAATCAGTTATGA